A window of Chloracidobacterium sp. N contains these coding sequences:
- a CDS encoding nitrogenase component 1 yields MQLNVLQRINACSSKHAPLSMCQAFGSLRVMMRVEGIVPILVGNAGCVYGLDFVSHFYAARKSVLTPVYTAADLTNGRIEDRTRAAVAETIAQFNPRVIALITLCNEETVGLAIDAIAKDYAARAKDDPTFPLVVPMHVPGYGVKSHAEAKDIAASQLLKCLVERDGLPPRQADTASTIGEVFPADPLYLEQLLAKMDIRLVAHIPSRTIGDFRKVLGVGVNVTLHPFYTKTCALLAKYKIPSMGCTPVGVEGTRTWIERIGKAFNVRSDLVATLAETESRAVAEVFARTPVRGRIIVAGYEGSELMVARLLIEAGAEVPYVSTNIGQTPFTKEDEAWLAAHGATVVFRKTFDQDVIAVDEYKPDLVLGTTALAAYAKERGIPSMYFTNIFASRPLFLAQGAQTIAELVSQAIARRSAYQHLTEFFADVDEYAEAAEPLPTEGTAVPSV; encoded by the coding sequence ATGCAACTCAACGTTCTGCAACGTATCAACGCCTGTAGTTCCAAACACGCCCCCCTTTCGATGTGTCAGGCTTTTGGCAGCCTGCGCGTCATGATGCGCGTCGAAGGCATTGTTCCGATTCTGGTTGGCAATGCCGGCTGTGTGTATGGTCTGGATTTTGTGTCGCACTTTTATGCGGCGCGGAAGTCGGTGCTGACGCCGGTCTATACGGCGGCCGACCTGACCAACGGCCGGATTGAAGACCGGACGCGGGCGGCCGTGGCCGAAACGATTGCCCAGTTCAATCCCCGCGTCATTGCGCTGATTACCCTGTGCAATGAGGAAACGGTCGGGTTGGCCATTGATGCCATTGCCAAAGACTATGCCGCCCGCGCCAAAGATGATCCGACCTTTCCGCTCGTCGTGCCCATGCACGTGCCGGGCTATGGGGTCAAATCCCATGCCGAGGCGAAGGACATTGCGGCCTCCCAGCTTCTGAAGTGCCTGGTGGAACGGGACGGACTGCCGCCGCGTCAGGCGGATACGGCCTCGACCATTGGGGAGGTCTTCCCGGCCGATCCGCTGTATCTGGAACAGTTGCTGGCAAAGATGGACATTCGGCTCGTGGCCCACATCCCATCGCGGACGATTGGGGATTTCCGCAAAGTGCTTGGCGTCGGGGTCAACGTCACGCTGCATCCGTTTTACACGAAGACCTGTGCGTTGCTGGCGAAGTACAAGATTCCCTCCATGGGCTGCACGCCGGTTGGCGTCGAAGGCACCCGTACCTGGATTGAACGCATCGGCAAGGCCTTCAACGTCCGTTCCGACCTCGTCGCGACGCTGGCCGAGACGGAATCCCGGGCCGTTGCGGAGGTCTTTGCCCGCACGCCGGTGCGGGGACGCATCATTGTCGCGGGGTACGAGGGCAGTGAACTTATGGTGGCGCGCCTGCTCATAGAAGCCGGTGCGGAGGTGCCTTATGTGTCAACCAACATCGGGCAGACGCCATTTACAAAAGAAGACGAGGCGTGGCTGGCCGCGCATGGCGCCACGGTCGTGTTTCGCAAGACGTTCGACCAGGATGTGATTGCCGTGGATGAATACAAGCCGGACCTGGTGCTGGGGACGACGGCGCTGGCCGCCTATGCCAAAGAGCGCGGGATTCCGAGCATGTACTTCACCAACATTTTTGCTTCCCGCCCGCTCTTTTTGGCGCAGGGGGCGCAGACGATTGCCGAGCTGGTCAGCCAGGCGATTGCGCGTCGGTCGGCGTACCAGCATCTGACGGAATTTTTTGCCGATGTGGATGAGTACGCAGAAGCAGCCGAGCCATTGCCGACTGAGGGCACGGCTGTCCCCAGTGTTTAG
- a CDS encoding deoxyhypusine synthase family protein: MNAQPITNFIKHHFRHFNAAALVEAAEAYRRHLDSGGKMMVTLAGAMSTAELGLSLAEMIRQDKVHAISCTGANLEEDVFNLVAHDYYERIPHYRDLTPQDEKALLERHLNRVTDTCIPEGEAMRRIESFILEEWMASDARGERLFPHEFFWRILDNPRLQANYQIDPKDSWVLAAKEKRLPMFVPGWEDSTLGNMYAGHCITGDIKHVHTVRTGIEYMIELANWYTETSVTASIGFFQIGGGIAGDFPICVVPMLHQDLRRENVPVWGYFCQISDSTTSYGSYSGAVPNEKITWGKLAVETPKFIIESDASIVAPLMFACILGW; this comes from the coding sequence ATGAATGCACAACCGATTACCAACTTTATCAAGCACCATTTTCGCCATTTCAACGCGGCGGCGCTGGTCGAGGCGGCTGAAGCCTACCGCCGCCATCTGGACTCCGGCGGGAAAATGATGGTGACGCTGGCCGGGGCAATGAGCACAGCCGAGCTGGGTTTGTCCCTCGCCGAAATGATCCGCCAGGACAAGGTGCATGCCATTTCCTGTACCGGAGCCAACCTGGAAGAGGATGTGTTCAATCTTGTCGCCCACGACTACTACGAGCGCATCCCGCACTACCGTGACCTGACACCACAGGATGAAAAGGCGCTGCTGGAGCGGCATCTCAACCGGGTCACGGATACCTGTATCCCGGAAGGGGAGGCGATGCGGCGCATCGAGTCGTTCATTCTTGAAGAATGGATGGCGTCCGATGCGCGCGGTGAACGGCTGTTCCCGCACGAGTTTTTCTGGCGGATTCTCGACAACCCCCGGCTGCAGGCCAACTACCAGATTGACCCGAAAGATAGCTGGGTGCTGGCGGCCAAGGAGAAACGACTGCCCATGTTCGTGCCGGGCTGGGAAGACTCCACGCTGGGCAATATGTACGCCGGGCACTGCATCACCGGTGACATCAAGCACGTGCACACGGTGCGGACAGGCATCGAGTACATGATCGAACTGGCGAACTGGTACACCGAAACCAGCGTCACGGCTTCCATCGGTTTCTTCCAGATTGGCGGCGGCATTGCGGGGGACTTTCCGATTTGCGTCGTCCCCATGCTGCACCAGGACCTGCGCCGGGAAAACGTGCCGGTCTGGGGCTACTTCTGTCAGATCAGTGACTCGACGACCTCCTATGGCTCATATTCCGGGGCGGTCCCGAATGAAAAAATCACCTGGGGCAAACTTGCGGTCGAGACGCCGAAGTTCATCATTGAATCGGATGCCTCGATTGTGGCGCCCCTGATGTTTGCCTGCATCCTGGGCTGGTAG
- a CDS encoding Rne/Rng family ribonuclease translates to MNKEMIISVNAYEKRVAILENGVVVEFYVERADESKAVVGNIYKGKVRKVLPGMQSAFVDIGLERDAFLYVGDFFEETEEDLDTTESLPRLPVERSERSERPPEPVRREIDGRRGGRDRRPEVPAGRPAVTGAPEEAAAVALKPEEVTASPRLPEAPGEDGPSAEDAGGDVRVDTPLLSSLLESAGARFERVSDDLEEARTAQEGDSSRVEPSETLATGEAIARDDSLEIEREALAESTEPDAPRERRRGRRKEVIGEEKKKPSRRRGRKVEDEVAALMTSATPADNPSALEAQFERVRDEDYEEAAGDLLKDALIQQKIIAQTRIEELATKPEEPVPAPVEANEAPPMEPLTLGYERIADEDEPSATVAEPPTADAGPTTDDALLSAAADAVTADAAPAEAVPAETGAADVGEASLRGEVEAGEARADEEQADEEEAQSDTAQLQVRPSQAEFPPRRGRRSRRRSGARATAAPGDESAESDDRSDSPEEAAEPGATLEAEVSYQSDANRLPENGNVAVVPEEPTVVVREIPVSAESLSLIEAQSTVEPRTEFRAGREARPVARPARDDRRDEPRKDDRKEDRRDLDLPRRQPAITELLREGQEIIVQIAKEPIGLKGARITSYVSLPGRYLVYLPTINHIGVSRKISTEQERARLKRTMTMLREREGVTGGFIVRTACEGRSEQDLCDDMLYLARTWRDIRRRAEQARAGTVLCRELDLVQRLLRDHMSSDFSVIRVDDPGEYTNIVDFINRFQPKLVDRVRLYTRNRPIFEEYNIQPEIEAALRPRVWLKSGGFIVINQTEALVAIDVNTGKFVGKSNRLEDTITRTNLEAAAEIVRQIRLRDLGGIIVLDFIDMEDRRNRQKVMQVLEQAMKADRSPSKITAFNDFGLVAITRKRVRQSLERMLSEPCHYCGGSGMIKSAQTMCYEILSDAKHLAKEKAASSQVFSEVTLRVSPAVADLLRGAESRVLREIEFSFGVPVTLHSDPNIHQERFDFAFM, encoded by the coding sequence AGTGAACGGTCGGAACGCCCACCGGAACCGGTACGGCGTGAGATAGACGGGCGGCGCGGCGGACGTGACCGCCGTCCCGAAGTTCCGGCGGGGCGTCCGGCTGTGACCGGAGCCCCGGAGGAGGCCGCGGCCGTTGCCCTGAAGCCGGAAGAAGTAACAGCCTCCCCACGTTTGCCGGAGGCGCCAGGTGAAGATGGCCCGTCTGCCGAAGACGCCGGGGGGGATGTCCGGGTGGATACGCCCCTGTTGTCATCCCTGCTGGAATCCGCCGGGGCCCGGTTTGAGCGGGTCAGTGATGACCTTGAAGAGGCCCGGACGGCTCAGGAAGGAGACTCCTCCCGCGTGGAGCCGTCCGAAACGTTGGCGACGGGTGAAGCGATAGCGCGGGATGACAGTCTCGAAATCGAGCGGGAGGCGCTGGCGGAGTCCACCGAGCCGGATGCACCCCGTGAACGCCGGCGCGGCCGGCGCAAAGAAGTCATCGGCGAGGAAAAGAAAAAGCCCTCGCGTCGCCGCGGCCGGAAAGTCGAGGACGAGGTCGCCGCCCTGATGACATCCGCGACCCCGGCGGACAACCCCTCGGCTCTGGAAGCTCAGTTTGAGCGCGTGCGCGACGAAGATTACGAGGAAGCCGCCGGCGACCTGCTCAAGGATGCCCTCATCCAGCAGAAAATCATTGCTCAAACCCGCATCGAAGAACTGGCCACCAAACCCGAAGAGCCGGTGCCGGCGCCGGTTGAAGCCAATGAGGCGCCACCCATGGAGCCGTTGACCCTGGGCTACGAGCGGATTGCCGATGAGGACGAGCCATCGGCCACAGTTGCTGAGCCACCCACGGCGGATGCCGGGCCCACCACGGACGATGCGCTGCTGTCGGCGGCAGCGGACGCCGTGACAGCCGATGCCGCGCCGGCGGAAGCCGTGCCGGCGGAAACTGGGGCGGCGGACGTTGGCGAAGCCAGTCTCCGGGGGGAAGTCGAAGCGGGTGAAGCCCGGGCCGATGAAGAACAGGCCGATGAAGAAGAAGCCCAGAGCGATACGGCCCAGCTTCAGGTTCGTCCGTCGCAGGCCGAATTCCCGCCGCGGCGTGGCCGCCGGAGCCGGCGGCGCAGTGGGGCGCGCGCGACCGCCGCGCCGGGAGATGAGTCGGCGGAGTCGGATGACCGAAGCGACAGCCCGGAAGAAGCCGCTGAGCCGGGCGCCACGCTGGAAGCTGAAGTGTCGTACCAGTCCGACGCCAACCGTCTGCCTGAAAACGGCAATGTCGCGGTTGTGCCGGAGGAGCCGACCGTGGTGGTGCGTGAGATTCCGGTGAGTGCGGAGTCGCTTTCCCTCATCGAAGCCCAGAGCACCGTCGAACCACGTACTGAATTCCGCGCCGGGCGGGAAGCGCGTCCGGTGGCACGTCCGGCGCGGGATGACCGCCGTGACGAACCACGCAAAGACGACCGCAAGGAAGACCGCCGTGACCTCGACCTGCCACGGCGGCAGCCGGCCATTACGGAGTTGCTGCGCGAAGGGCAGGAAATCATCGTCCAGATTGCCAAGGAGCCAATTGGCCTCAAAGGCGCCCGGATTACTTCGTATGTGTCCCTTCCGGGGCGTTACCTCGTGTATCTGCCGACCATCAACCACATCGGGGTTTCGCGCAAGATTTCAACCGAACAGGAACGGGCGCGGCTCAAGCGCACGATGACCATGTTGCGGGAGCGGGAAGGCGTCACGGGCGGGTTCATTGTGCGGACCGCCTGCGAGGGCCGTTCGGAGCAGGACCTGTGCGATGACATGCTCTACCTGGCCCGCACGTGGCGCGACATCCGGCGCCGGGCCGAGCAGGCCCGGGCGGGAACGGTGCTCTGCCGTGAGCTGGACCTCGTCCAGCGTTTGCTGCGCGACCACATGTCGAGTGATTTTTCGGTCATCCGGGTGGACGATCCGGGCGAGTACACCAACATCGTGGATTTCATCAACCGCTTCCAGCCCAAACTCGTGGACCGGGTGCGGCTCTACACGCGGAATCGGCCGATTTTCGAGGAATACAACATCCAGCCTGAAATCGAAGCTGCCCTCAGACCACGGGTCTGGCTCAAGTCGGGTGGTTTCATCGTCATCAATCAGACGGAGGCGCTCGTGGCCATTGATGTCAACACGGGCAAGTTCGTCGGCAAGTCGAACCGTCTGGAGGACACGATTACCCGGACGAACCTGGAAGCCGCGGCGGAAATCGTCCGCCAAATCCGGTTGCGTGACCTGGGCGGGATCATTGTCCTGGACTTCATTGACATGGAAGACCGCCGGAACCGCCAGAAAGTCATGCAGGTACTGGAGCAGGCGATGAAGGCTGACCGGTCACCGTCCAAGATTACGGCCTTCAATGACTTCGGGCTGGTGGCCATTACGCGCAAGCGGGTCCGCCAGAGCCTCGAACGGATGCTGAGCGAGCCGTGCCACTACTGCGGCGGCAGCGGCATGATCAAGTCGGCACAGACGATGTGCTACGAAATTCTGTCGGATGCCAAGCATCTCGCCAAGGAAAAGGCCGCTTCGAGCCAGGTGTTCAGCGAGGTGACGTTGCGGGTGAGTCCGGCGGTTGCCGACCTGCTGCGGGGCGCTGAATCACGGGTGCTGCGGGAAATCGAATTCAGCTTCGGGGTCCCTGTCACCCTGCACAGTGACCCGAACATTCACCAGGAACGTTTCGATTTCGCCTTCATGTAA